In the genome of Hyphobacterium sp. CCMP332, one region contains:
- a CDS encoding T9SS type A sorting domain-containing protein: MRILFAFFLSILITGFCLAQNLNVTGYQLNGLSNASKAYLLANENIVVESSGNVFLYTDSLNNTQLNLPGNLINKGRGSSLILRNTDTLFVWENGLIQTYLDPNATFAISPEKITQLPDQKLLMVNRSAGVTIDLIIADTNNFQLVPTSNNTGLTMNNSFGILEFDQNKYFCSFLLPDIHILYDLNTNTVTEYNDSVFVGNNLFLGYNKGPNGSIRIFFDDGITTFRNDSILNISYYQSAGITINFTLAGNRFATTQDGQYTARLEQNQLIIFDGNNFVRYDTSQGVPVNGNYRMAEFNSNNELIAVDWVGRVFKFSIPQVTGIKAAQDNYQVSIFPNPANRYIHVNSPSVFFEKAELVDLIGRKSTLDIRNLNSKQMSFEIPEILNSGMYILNLTGTKGERISRKMIIKE; this comes from the coding sequence ATGAGAATTCTATTTGCATTTTTTCTTTCAATATTAATTACAGGCTTTTGCCTTGCGCAAAACTTAAATGTAACAGGTTATCAGTTAAATGGATTGTCAAACGCATCCAAAGCTTATTTATTAGCCAATGAGAATATTGTCGTTGAGAGTAGTGGTAATGTTTTTCTATATACCGATTCCTTGAACAACACTCAACTAAACTTACCAGGAAATTTGATAAATAAAGGAAGAGGGAGCAGTTTGATTTTAAGAAATACAGACACATTATTTGTTTGGGAAAACGGACTGATTCAAACCTACCTTGATCCAAATGCGACTTTCGCCATTTCTCCAGAGAAAATAACACAATTACCAGATCAAAAACTTTTAATGGTTAATAGATCAGCAGGAGTAACAATTGATTTAATTATAGCTGATACCAATAATTTTCAATTAGTTCCGACTTCAAACAACACAGGACTTACAATGAATAATTCATTCGGTATTTTAGAATTTGATCAGAATAAATACTTCTGCTCTTTTCTGCTACCTGACATTCATATATTATACGACCTGAATACAAATACAGTCACAGAATACAATGATTCTGTTTTTGTTGGTAACAACTTGTTTTTAGGATATAATAAGGGTCCAAATGGTTCTATTCGAATATTTTTTGATGATGGAATCACAACGTTCAGGAACGATTCCATTTTAAATATTTCATACTATCAGTCTGCCGGAATAACTATAAATTTCACCCTTGCCGGTAATCGCTTCGCCACGACACAAGATGGTCAGTATACAGCTCGTCTTGAACAAAATCAATTAATTATTTTCGACGGCAACAATTTTGTTCGTTACGATACCAGTCAGGGAGTTCCTGTAAATGGGAATTACAGGATGGCGGAATTCAATAGTAATAATGAGCTGATTGCGGTTGATTGGGTTGGTAGGGTTTTTAAATTCAGTATTCCTCAGGTCACTGGCATAAAGGCGGCACAAGACAATTACCAAGTTAGTATCTTCCCAAATCCTGCTAACAGATATATCCATGTAAATAGTCCATCGGTATTTTTCGAGAAAGCTGAATTGGTCGATTTGATTGGGAGAAAATCGACATTGGATATAAGGAATTTAAATTCTAAGCAAATGTCTTTTGAAATTCCTGAAATCCTTAACTCTGGAATGTATATTCTGAATTTAACCGGAACTAAAGGTGAGCGTATTTCAAGAAAAATGATTATTAAGGAATGA
- a CDS encoding type II/IV secretion system protein: protein MAWMYRSIPFEKNSNSILCLTDNPESNKTGRELEILLNSKIAFHQIDQKLMELALEKHYRKSNILDNNNSFLQQSDIQALILEAKRLKSSDIHIEIAENHARIRFRIDGKLIERYRFEKRSYPALVNKLKIKSNLNISEKRLPQDGRFQIVLKNSSIDIRVSITPTILGEKIVLRLLNKEGDKFKIDSIGLDDDQLLILKKSLKKQNGIILISGPTGSGKTSTLYACLNELNSDESNILTIEDPVEYTLNGINQVQLKESIGLGFAKALKSFLRQDPDIIMVGEIRDKETANMAVRASLTGHLVLSTIHTNSAWSTVSRLRDMGIPVFLIAGTLRLSIAQRLVRVLCNKCKSENSIDKNELPANWLKYLESTKTYSPIGCNHCYQTGYKGRQALFEILSINGSLRNHIKNENDNESEILKETNTTSLAENALKLVKSGKTSLEEIYPLIIEK, encoded by the coding sequence ATGGCATGGATGTACAGATCAATTCCATTTGAAAAAAATAGCAACTCCATTTTATGCCTTACTGACAATCCGGAATCAAATAAAACCGGTAGAGAACTCGAAATTTTGTTGAATTCTAAAATTGCCTTTCACCAAATCGACCAAAAGCTTATGGAACTGGCTCTTGAAAAGCATTATAGAAAATCAAATATTTTAGATAATAACAATTCATTTTTGCAGCAAAGTGATATTCAAGCTTTAATTCTCGAAGCAAAAAGACTCAAGTCCAGTGATATTCATATTGAAATTGCAGAAAACCATGCGAGGATAAGGTTCAGAATTGATGGAAAATTGATTGAAAGGTATCGCTTTGAAAAAAGAAGCTATCCGGCCCTGGTTAATAAACTCAAGATAAAGTCAAATCTCAATATCTCTGAAAAAAGACTTCCCCAAGACGGCAGATTTCAAATTGTTTTGAAAAATTCATCCATTGATATCCGTGTCAGTATTACACCCACAATTCTAGGTGAAAAAATTGTCCTGAGATTATTAAATAAAGAAGGTGATAAATTCAAAATTGACTCAATCGGATTGGACGATGATCAATTGTTGATTTTAAAGAAGAGTCTAAAAAAACAGAATGGAATAATACTAATATCGGGCCCTACAGGGTCAGGAAAAACCAGTACACTTTATGCCTGTCTCAATGAACTTAATTCCGATGAAAGCAATATTCTGACAATTGAAGATCCTGTTGAATATACACTCAATGGCATCAATCAGGTTCAATTAAAGGAAAGTATTGGTTTGGGTTTTGCAAAAGCTTTAAAATCATTTTTAAGACAGGATCCCGATATAATTATGGTCGGCGAAATACGCGATAAGGAAACTGCGAATATGGCTGTGAGAGCTTCACTTACCGGTCATCTTGTATTGTCAACTATTCATACGAATTCTGCCTGGTCAACAGTTTCAAGACTTAGAGATATGGGTATTCCTGTATTTTTAATTGCAGGCACCTTGCGTCTTTCAATAGCACAAAGATTAGTCCGTGTGCTTTGTAATAAATGTAAATCGGAAAATTCCATTGACAAAAACGAATTACCTGCTAATTGGCTAAAGTATTTGGAGAGTACGAAAACCTATTCTCCGATAGGCTGCAACCATTGTTATCAAACTGGATACAAAGGTAGACAGGCCCTCTTTGAAATACTCAGTATTAATGGATCTCTAAGGAATCATATTAAAAATGAAAATGACAATGAAAGTGAAATACTTAAAGAGACAAACACCACTTCACTTGCAGAAAATGCGCTCAAGCTTGTAAAATCCGGCAAAACAAGTCTTGAGGAAATTTATCCACTAATCATCGAAAAATAG
- a CDS encoding type II and III secretion system protein has translation MNIHFRYRFIIFVCFYFYLIQTLPAQENKNKDLRIAAIEKQLLELAENQLPGLNEKVEFSVSQSSIQEFLRGLAELVELNVNIDPSINGSISNNFKNEKVLNIILFLCREFSLEIEIIGSILSFKPFKEEKQKPAQKFTVKYSAYNDLIKLDVRRDTLYNVLKEIARQSNKNVIAAPEIKDQIISCFVESMNFKEAIKALAFSNDLLLTINDAEAYLLESAEQSFAAKPQRRYANKETNGRTSTYRQDHFRTNIHVEKRDNLVFVSANISNQPLIQVLNSISELSGYNYIFIQEPKDPISLHIVDLEHDAFLELILNATDFTYRVNNDLYVIGGRNEEGLRASELLQLKYRSTSDVIKIIPEAISNGLEIREFNELNGLLLSGSRPQITELKSFIREIDRLVPVVQIEVIVIDVNKGRDLQTGITAGISDSIPNGGTLLPGLDFTLSSASINGALDQLERKNIINLGKVNPNFYTNLKALEQNNNINIRSTPKLATLNGHEATLTIGRTEFYLEQTQNIQGANNIVTTVTPQYREISADLNIVINPIVSANEHVTLDIAAEFSDFTPAFVPNGPPGKASRKFNSLIRVRNNEMIVLGGLEEESKIKNASGIPILARIPVLNWIFSARSNTKSNTRLLVFIRPTILY, from the coding sequence TTGAATATCCATTTTCGATATCGATTTATCATTTTTGTTTGCTTTTATTTTTATTTAATTCAAACCCTTCCTGCACAGGAAAACAAAAATAAGGACTTAAGAATTGCCGCCATTGAAAAGCAATTGCTTGAACTCGCTGAAAATCAGTTGCCGGGACTTAATGAAAAGGTAGAGTTTTCTGTATCTCAAAGCTCAATTCAGGAATTTTTAAGAGGATTGGCAGAACTTGTCGAATTGAATGTCAATATCGATCCCTCAATAAATGGAAGCATCAGCAATAATTTTAAAAATGAAAAAGTCCTGAATATTATCCTTTTTCTATGCAGAGAATTCAGTCTTGAAATAGAAATAATAGGCAGTATTCTATCCTTTAAACCCTTCAAGGAAGAAAAGCAAAAACCGGCACAAAAATTCACTGTCAAATATTCCGCTTACAATGATCTTATCAAATTGGATGTGCGAAGAGATACTCTTTATAATGTATTAAAAGAAATAGCCAGACAGAGCAATAAAAATGTAATTGCCGCTCCTGAAATTAAAGATCAAATAATATCCTGTTTTGTCGAGTCAATGAATTTTAAAGAGGCCATTAAAGCCTTGGCTTTCTCAAATGATTTATTGCTCACTATCAATGATGCAGAAGCTTATTTACTTGAATCAGCTGAACAATCATTTGCTGCTAAACCTCAAAGAAGGTACGCCAACAAGGAAACCAATGGTAGAACTTCAACATACAGGCAAGATCACTTCAGAACGAACATCCATGTAGAAAAACGCGACAATTTAGTTTTTGTATCCGCCAATATTTCTAATCAACCTCTAATTCAGGTACTCAATTCTATATCTGAGCTATCCGGATACAACTATATTTTTATTCAGGAGCCAAAGGATCCGATTTCATTGCATATTGTTGATTTGGAACACGATGCATTTTTAGAATTAATTTTAAATGCAACTGATTTTACATACCGTGTAAATAATGACCTCTACGTAATTGGAGGAAGAAATGAAGAAGGGCTTAGAGCATCTGAATTACTTCAATTAAAGTATCGATCTACAAGCGATGTAATCAAAATAATACCGGAGGCCATTTCCAATGGTCTTGAAATTCGTGAATTTAATGAGCTCAATGGCTTACTCCTTTCGGGATCAAGACCTCAAATTACCGAACTCAAATCCTTTATCCGTGAAATCGATAGACTTGTTCCGGTAGTTCAAATCGAAGTTATTGTAATAGACGTCAATAAAGGAAGGGACTTGCAAACGGGAATTACTGCCGGTATTTCTGATTCTATCCCCAATGGAGGTACCCTTTTACCCGGATTAGATTTCACTCTCAGTTCGGCTTCAATTAATGGAGCATTGGATCAATTGGAACGCAAAAACATCATAAATCTTGGAAAGGTAAACCCCAATTTCTATACCAATCTCAAGGCCTTGGAGCAAAACAATAATATAAATATTCGGTCAACACCGAAGCTGGCTACATTAAATGGTCATGAAGCTACCTTAACAATAGGAAGGACGGAATTCTACCTTGAACAAACACAAAATATTCAAGGTGCCAATAACATCGTGACTACTGTGACACCACAATACCGTGAAATTAGTGCTGATCTCAATATTGTTATCAATCCTATTGTTTCTGCCAATGAACACGTGACATTGGATATTGCAGCTGAATTTTCAGATTTTACCCCAGCTTTTGTACCCAATGGTCCTCCTGGAAAAGCCTCGCGAAAATTCAATTCCTTAATTCGTGTAAGAAACAATGAAATGATTGTTTTAGGTGGACTAGAAGAGGAAAGTAAAATAAAAAATGCCTCCGGAATTCCAATTTTGGCCAGAATACCTGTTTTGAATTGGATTTTTAGCGCAAGATCAAATACAAAAAGTAATACAAGACTTCTTGTTTTTATTCGACCTACAATACTGTATTAA
- a CDS encoding T9SS type A sorting domain-containing protein: MKIDSVPIYLSNILKRLFFILLTFLIQDSILGQQNIGVINIKNVKANFDSRGHLFSSLNNGNIQSGFEFPRNSSNHTIFTSSFWISGVDSTTNILHTSVNTFPNTFKNLFEGPIRNVQSNDQSRNGIFGILKSDVIEFQQKFGTPGYFIPSSILNWPGNGNTSNGMSPRLAPFEDVNNNGVYEPVVWADYPLSIGEQNLYFLNNDLIGNRQGLGPTVSPLNVEIETYAYELESEYDVFEDCIFLNLVIRNKSNATYEDMFFGLWFDFDIGGGSDDYIGCDSSRNLFFAYNADNLDTDYGTTIPAQGVMILNRDLSSFIGYNNNSNPKNGEPNTLIEFNNYLRGLWKDGSSIRTTGDGTGTSGNSTKFLFNQSVNQESGIGGDRRALGNIGPFKLRANNSLCLDLVVFPAIDTLLGTPQASVSKLFQKADTISQLFNQLGYTCDLPIINSISEISKPGKPDILIFPNPTKGNSEVVSIKAKQEILKVEIYDLNGKHIKTQYTNNQSGDFKLDISYLRRGIYLIKTYQNSSCNYLKLKVE, translated from the coding sequence ATGAAAATAGATTCTGTTCCCATTTACCTTTCAAATATTTTAAAGCGACTATTTTTCATTCTATTAACTTTTTTGATTCAGGACTCAATATTGGGTCAACAGAACATTGGTGTAATTAATATTAAAAACGTAAAGGCTAATTTTGATTCGAGAGGACATCTTTTTTCATCACTGAACAACGGTAATATTCAAAGTGGATTTGAGTTTCCCAGGAATTCGTCAAATCACACCATTTTTACTTCCTCTTTTTGGATTAGTGGAGTAGATTCAACTACAAATATTCTTCATACCTCTGTAAATACATTCCCAAATACTTTTAAAAATTTATTTGAAGGCCCTATAAGAAATGTACAAAGTAATGATCAAAGCAGAAACGGAATTTTTGGAATACTGAAATCTGATGTAATTGAATTCCAGCAAAAATTTGGAACACCTGGTTATTTTATTCCATCCTCTATTCTGAATTGGCCGGGTAATGGTAATACTTCCAATGGTATGTCTCCAAGATTGGCTCCTTTCGAAGATGTCAATAATAATGGTGTATATGAACCGGTGGTTTGGGCTGACTATCCTTTAAGTATAGGTGAGCAGAATCTCTATTTTTTGAATAATGATCTTATTGGAAACAGACAAGGTCTGGGGCCAACGGTTAGTCCTTTGAATGTTGAAATTGAGACATATGCCTATGAACTGGAGAGCGAATACGATGTTTTTGAGGACTGTATTTTTCTAAATCTGGTAATCAGAAATAAAAGTAATGCTACATATGAAGATATGTTTTTCGGGCTTTGGTTTGATTTCGATATTGGCGGAGGTTCAGATGATTATATAGGCTGCGACAGCTCTAGAAACTTATTTTTCGCATATAATGCTGATAATTTAGATACAGATTACGGCACCACTATTCCTGCTCAAGGGGTAATGATTTTAAATAGGGATCTTTCATCATTTATTGGATACAATAATAATTCAAACCCTAAAAACGGTGAGCCAAATACCCTAATCGAATTCAATAATTATTTGAGAGGATTATGGAAGGATGGAAGCTCAATAAGAACAACAGGTGATGGAACAGGTACTAGTGGTAATTCAACCAAATTCCTTTTTAATCAATCCGTCAATCAGGAAAGTGGAATAGGAGGAGACCGAAGAGCTTTGGGAAATATTGGACCGTTTAAGTTAAGAGCAAACAATTCCCTTTGCCTGGACCTGGTTGTTTTTCCCGCTATTGATACTTTGCTTGGTACACCTCAAGCCAGCGTTTCAAAGCTCTTCCAGAAAGCTGATACAATTTCGCAATTATTTAATCAGTTGGGGTATACCTGCGATTTACCGATTATTAATTCTATTTCAGAAATTTCAAAGCCCGGTAAACCTGATATTTTAATCTTTCCAAACCCCACAAAAGGGAATAGTGAAGTTGTAAGTATTAAGGCAAAACAGGAAATCCTGAAGGTTGAGATATACGATCTGAACGGAAAACATATAAAAACTCAATATACAAACAATCAAAGTGGTGATTTTAAACTGGATATTTCTTATTTACGAAGAGGGATATATCTGATTAAAACATACCAAAATTCATCTTGTAATTATCTCAAATTAAAGGTAGAATGA
- a CDS encoding T9SS type A sorting domain-containing protein, producing the protein MDVPNDTILIRNSTDYTIGSTPYEFLPITNDSLIVISRTDINYVKNDSVIGFTDFGNNGMIDDFVVSALSPTTGRLVMANWINVAILDGGNITLYNDTNGYNTPYTDPIDFLDLTSYGLNSKGVFYMFHKFGEVYKINEPSLIPIKNSIVKSDLKVFPIPFSDRITIQAKDLNYYVFSEIEIFNLQGRPINPKDYTVINRKNSIELDFKESMKNGTYIVTLTSNSGVKQIKIIKQRN; encoded by the coding sequence TTGGATGTTCCTAATGACACTATACTTATCAGGAATTCTACTGACTATACGATTGGCTCTACCCCATATGAGTTTCTTCCGATAACAAACGATTCACTTATTGTGATATCTCGCACGGACATCAATTATGTCAAAAATGATAGTGTAATTGGATTTACTGATTTTGGTAATAATGGTATGATTGATGACTTTGTAGTATCAGCGTTATCACCTACAACAGGAAGGCTTGTTATGGCAAACTGGATCAATGTGGCAATTTTAGATGGAGGGAATATTACTTTGTACAATGATACTAATGGTTATAACACACCATATACAGATCCAATTGATTTTTTAGATTTGACTTCTTATGGCTTAAATTCAAAGGGTGTATTTTATATGTTTCATAAGTTTGGTGAAGTATATAAAATTAATGAGCCATCTTTAATACCAATTAAAAACTCTATAGTCAAATCAGATCTTAAAGTATTTCCCATTCCTTTCTCTGACAGAATTACAATACAAGCTAAAGATTTGAACTATTATGTATTCAGCGAGATTGAAATTTTTAACTTACAAGGAAGGCCTATTAACCCAAAAGATTATACAGTAATAAATAGGAAAAATTCTATTGAATTAGACTTCAAAGAATCAATGAAAAATGGAACTTACATTGTAACACTCACCAGTAATTCTGGAGTGAAACAGATAAAAATTATAAAACAAAGAAATTAA
- a CDS encoding T9SS type A sorting domain-containing protein produces MSKLYLSILIFNVVNNTILGQKLSFQLLTDLQLPNSGNANGNFYSREQKISEFLDYSGRPDILLVNSFSSETSVNYFLDNVLNVNGIGHYKYEYYDYNLGTHPWLSALFYDSTKIHFDGRLDIIPPEYFYSFVRYDLSTTDSIGKVHPLKIFTNHLSACYFDAPGCEDVRLQLAKEMDLVLGLDSLSNFIIAGHLSYTGSNDPGYQYVTQSMNYPFYDPIYKSGKWYYDSTYPEIWTGSTRNTQFDNASNSNGMTMRTSYIFLSEPLMSGRFGAKYDSSSYRIFGNDGNRTFGSKIIDAPANTDVPANIADVLYHIGNQLPIQIKIDLNASFTPLPSSISKNMKPNDLNVSLSTQELKLFTNQFHEGIEIAVYNLNGEEIESFQLKQIKRVHNLSLSKTIPIGFYVVKIKTPQRLRSIKAIANP; encoded by the coding sequence ATGTCAAAACTCTATTTATCCATTTTAATTTTTAATGTTGTCAATAATACAATTCTTGGTCAGAAGTTGTCATTTCAACTTCTAACTGATCTGCAACTACCAAATTCAGGAAATGCCAATGGAAACTTTTATTCAAGGGAACAAAAAATATCCGAGTTTCTTGATTATTCAGGCAGGCCTGATATACTTTTGGTCAATTCTTTTTCATCCGAAACAAGCGTAAATTATTTTCTCGATAATGTCCTAAATGTCAATGGAATTGGTCATTATAAGTATGAGTATTATGATTACAATTTAGGCACACACCCCTGGTTATCGGCGTTGTTTTATGACTCTACCAAAATACATTTTGATGGAAGGCTTGATATAATACCACCGGAATATTTTTATTCCTTTGTTCGTTATGATCTAAGTACTACCGATTCTATAGGTAAAGTACATCCACTAAAAATCTTCACCAATCATTTATCTGCTTGCTACTTCGATGCTCCGGGTTGTGAAGATGTTCGCCTTCAATTAGCCAAAGAAATGGATTTGGTTTTGGGATTAGATAGTTTATCCAATTTTATTATTGCCGGGCATTTAAGTTATACAGGGAGTAATGATCCGGGCTATCAATATGTTACACAGAGCATGAACTATCCTTTTTATGACCCAATATATAAATCTGGAAAATGGTATTATGACAGTACTTATCCCGAAATCTGGACCGGGAGTACCCGCAATACACAGTTTGATAATGCATCTAATTCGAATGGCATGACCATGAGAACTTCCTATATTTTTCTATCAGAGCCTTTAATGAGCGGTAGGTTTGGAGCAAAATACGATAGCTCATCCTATAGAATTTTTGGAAATGATGGGAACAGAACTTTTGGTAGCAAAATCATAGATGCTCCCGCTAATACCGATGTCCCGGCTAATATAGCGGATGTCTTGTACCATATTGGTAATCAACTACCAATTCAAATTAAAATTGATTTGAATGCTTCTTTTACTCCCTTGCCTTCATCCATTTCAAAAAATATGAAACCAAATGATTTGAATGTTTCTTTAAGCACTCAGGAATTGAAATTATTCACTAATCAATTTCATGAGGGTATAGAAATCGCCGTTTATAATTTAAATGGAGAAGAAATTGAATCTTTTCAACTTAAGCAAATAAAGAGGGTACATAATCTTTCTTTGTCAAAAACTATTCCAATTGGTTTTTATGTAGTAAAAATTAAAACACCTCAAAGATTGCGCTCAATTAAAGCAATAGCGAACCCTTAA
- a CDS encoding universal stress protein, translating to MLVTKKILVGLDGSAMDQTLISFINYILLSSPVEHIYFLNVINKVQHLADDGIQAKKIDEAAIKIRKEKLGQKIEEGIKNRSHAQMHIEVIKGNPVKEFLQFMEEEDIDIVITGRKKDLAGGGVLNKKLARRAACNLIVIPESYTPGLKKLLVPVDVAHFNIDALADYSKQAIEYAIYVSRSNNNQVEIVCQNVYSVPTGFHSTGKTYEQFGEIMRENSVKAFESWLKTIDHEGVPIKPVYSLKKDLSYGEIIRKTAEEQDIDGIIIGAKGRSSSSSIFMSSSAEDLIRNIDYLPLTIVRPKGVTVGFFSSLREL from the coding sequence ATGCTTGTAACAAAAAAGATATTGGTAGGGCTGGATGGCTCGGCGATGGATCAAACCCTGATCTCATTTATCAATTACATTCTTTTATCCTCTCCCGTTGAGCATATTTACTTTTTAAATGTGATCAACAAAGTTCAACATTTGGCTGATGATGGCATTCAGGCTAAAAAAATTGATGAGGCTGCCATTAAGATCAGGAAGGAAAAATTAGGCCAGAAAATTGAAGAAGGCATAAAGAATCGCAGCCATGCTCAAATGCATATTGAGGTGATCAAAGGCAATCCTGTGAAAGAATTTCTTCAGTTTATGGAAGAAGAAGACATTGATATTGTCATCACGGGAAGAAAAAAAGATTTGGCCGGGGGAGGTGTTCTTAACAAAAAACTCGCCAGAAGAGCCGCATGCAATTTGATTGTCATTCCGGAAAGTTATACGCCGGGATTAAAAAAGCTTTTGGTACCTGTAGATGTGGCTCATTTTAATATTGATGCCTTAGCTGATTACAGCAAACAAGCCATTGAGTATGCAATTTATGTATCGAGAAGTAATAACAATCAAGTCGAAATAGTTTGTCAAAATGTATATTCCGTGCCTACGGGATTTCACAGCACGGGTAAAACCTATGAACAGTTTGGTGAGATAATGCGGGAAAATTCAGTCAAAGCCTTCGAATCCTGGTTAAAGACCATTGATCATGAAGGCGTTCCAATTAAGCCCGTTTACAGCTTAAAGAAAGACTTGAGCTATGGTGAAATAATCAGAAAAACGGCAGAAGAACAGGATATTGACGGAATAATTATTGGGGCTAAAGGAAGGTCTTCATCATCTTCAATATTTATGTCTTCATCGGCTGAAGATCTTATCCGTAATATTGATTATCTACCCCTTACCATCGTAAGGCCAAAAGGCGTTACTGTTGGATTCTTCTCTTCTCTTAGAGAGCTTTAA
- a CDS encoding transposase yields the protein MTFTVVKWVDLFTRPEYKDVIIDALNFCIKNKGLNVYAWVLMSNHLHLIADCSKPFILSNFIRDFKRHTSITISKLIIDLPESRREWMLEIFNKEALRSGRAKHFKLWKDDNHAIWLGDIDIWGKVNYIHQNPVNAQIVQSSEQYLYSSARDYNGLESLVEIRKLD from the coding sequence TTGACATTTACCGTTGTGAAATGGGTAGATCTTTTTACCAGGCCGGAATACAAAGATGTAATTATAGATGCTTTGAATTTTTGCATAAAGAACAAAGGACTCAATGTGTATGCCTGGGTACTTATGAGTAACCATTTGCATTTAATAGCTGATTGCTCCAAACCATTCATACTTTCAAATTTTATTAGAGATTTTAAAAGGCATACTTCAATTACAATTTCTAAACTCATAATTGATCTTCCCGAAAGTAGAAGAGAATGGATGCTTGAAATATTTAACAAAGAAGCCCTAAGATCCGGAAGAGCGAAACATTTCAAACTATGGAAAGATGACAATCACGCAATCTGGCTTGGAGATATTGACATTTGGGGCAAAGTCAATTACATTCATCAAAATCCAGTAAATGCTCAAATAGTACAATCTTCAGAACAGTATCTGTATTCGAGTGCAAGGGATTATAATGGTCTAGAGAGTCTCGTAGAAATTAGGAAATTGGATTGA
- a CDS encoding prepilin peptidase → MVAVLASVITSLIIAFQDFKERKVNVFLFPAVFISGIFIDNSHSIYQLVWRIGLNLLFLIVSLALVAIYFILKYSDYRKVKQQLGAGDILFLVCISPFFNLNHYIVFLSGSFLICLIIFLPFCIQNKTYPIPLAGFQALLFIPTIFLWINGFKIIQSFNNLIF, encoded by the coding sequence ATGGTAGCAGTTTTAGCATCGGTTATTACCTCACTTATTATTGCTTTTCAAGACTTCAAGGAACGAAAAGTCAATGTCTTTTTATTTCCTGCTGTTTTTATCTCGGGAATTTTCATAGACAATAGTCATAGCATTTATCAGCTTGTCTGGAGAATTGGCCTTAACTTGCTTTTCCTCATTGTTTCACTCGCTCTGGTTGCTATTTATTTTATCTTAAAATACTCTGATTATAGAAAGGTCAAACAACAATTGGGAGCCGGGGATATTCTATTTCTGGTATGCATTAGTCCATTCTTTAATCTCAATCACTATATCGTTTTTTTAAGTGGGTCATTTTTGATTTGTCTGATTATCTTTTTACCCTTTTGTATTCAAAATAAAACATATCCAATTCCTTTGGCTGGGTTTCAGGCCCTGCTTTTTATACCTACCATTTTCCTATGGATAAATGGTTTCAAAATAATTCAAAGCTTTAATAATCTAATATTTTGA
- a CDS encoding type II secretion system protein encodes MKKNTHLIRAFTLQELLIVLVIVGILVLLSLPRLMPLISKAKSTEAKLQLEHLYNLQKLHYMEYSKFSSDLNKISFEQAGLVTDNKGTANYKIEIVNSGVNSFLARATAVVDFDGDGEYNIWEIDHNKNLVEIKKD; translated from the coding sequence ATTAAAAAAAACACACATCTAATAAGGGCTTTTACATTACAAGAGTTATTAATAGTCCTGGTTATCGTTGGAATATTGGTACTTCTTTCCCTCCCAAGACTAATGCCTTTAATATCAAAAGCAAAGAGTACTGAGGCAAAACTTCAGCTTGAGCATTTGTATAATCTTCAGAAACTGCACTACATGGAATATTCAAAATTCAGTTCAGACTTGAATAAAATCTCTTTCGAGCAAGCCGGGCTAGTAACCGATAACAAAGGAACCGCAAACTATAAAATTGAAATAGTCAATTCAGGGGTCAATTCATTTTTGGCCAGAGCTACTGCTGTCGTTGATTTTGACGGTGATGGTGAATACAATATCTGGGAAATAGATCATAATAAAAATTTGGTGGAAATTAAGAAAGACTGA